In Geobacillus kaustophilus, a genomic segment contains:
- the accB gene encoding acetyl-CoA carboxylase biotin carboxyl carrier protein, whose amino-acid sequence MKIQEIRELIRLVDQSSIDEFVYEQGETKVHMKKGTAAVAVASAAAAQTAVAPPAPAAPAAVEPAPAAPVQAAASEAPAPKAETPVVKEAKPAVESNLHQITSPMVGTFYAAPAPDKPPYVKPGDKVKKDTVVCIIEAMKLFNEIEAEVDGEIVEVLVQNGQLVEYGQPLFLVKPE is encoded by the coding sequence ATGAAAATTCAAGAAATCCGTGAATTGATCCGTTTGGTCGACCAGTCCTCGATTGACGAATTCGTATACGAACAAGGCGAAACAAAAGTACATATGAAAAAAGGAACGGCTGCTGTTGCCGTTGCGTCGGCTGCGGCCGCACAGACGGCGGTCGCGCCGCCGGCGCCTGCCGCTCCGGCAGCGGTCGAACCGGCTCCAGCTGCTCCCGTTCAAGCAGCGGCCTCGGAAGCGCCGGCACCGAAAGCGGAAACGCCGGTGGTCAAAGAAGCAAAGCCGGCTGTGGAAAGCAATTTGCATCAAATTACGTCGCCGATGGTCGGCACGTTCTACGCAGCGCCGGCGCCGGACAAGCCGCCGTATGTGAAGCCGGGCGACAAAGTGAAAAAAGATACGGTCGTTTGCATCATCGAGGCGATGAAGCTGTTTAATGAAATTGAAGCGGAAGTCGATGGCGAAATTGTCGAGGTGCTCGTGCAAAACGGCCAGCTCGTTGAATATGGCCAGCCGTTGTTTTTAGTCAAGCCTGAATAA
- the folD gene encoding bifunctional methylenetetrahydrofolate dehydrogenase/methenyltetrahydrofolate cyclohydrolase FolD, with translation MTAQIISGTEMARTIRTALADQAAQLKAEGVEPGLAVILVGDDPASHSYVKGKQKACAEVGIRSFLYTFPAAIDEETLLAKIRELNVDPAVHGILVQLPLPDHICEWSVIETIAPEKDVDGFHPINVGKMMIGQRAFLPCTPHGILVMVQSAGIDIAGKHVVVVGRSNIVGKPVGQLFLHEHATVTYTHSKTPDLAAITRQADILIVAVGKARLIGPEHIKPGAVVIDVGVNRLENGKLCGDVDFDAVKEVAGYMTPVPGGVGPMTITMLLHNTIEAARQLAAK, from the coding sequence ATGACAGCACAAATCATTAGCGGAACGGAGATGGCGAGAACGATTCGCACCGCATTGGCGGATCAAGCCGCACAGTTGAAAGCGGAGGGCGTTGAGCCGGGGCTGGCCGTCATTCTAGTCGGCGACGATCCGGCGTCGCATTCGTATGTAAAAGGAAAACAAAAAGCGTGCGCCGAGGTCGGCATTCGCTCGTTCCTTTACACGTTTCCAGCGGCGATCGACGAAGAGACGCTGCTTGCGAAAATCCGCGAGTTAAACGTCGATCCAGCGGTGCACGGCATTTTAGTGCAGCTGCCGCTGCCGGATCACATTTGCGAATGGTCGGTTATTGAAACGATCGCACCGGAAAAAGATGTCGATGGGTTTCACCCGATCAATGTCGGAAAAATGATGATCGGCCAACGGGCGTTTCTCCCGTGCACTCCGCATGGCATTTTAGTGATGGTGCAATCGGCCGGCATTGACATCGCCGGCAAGCACGTTGTCGTCGTCGGCCGAAGCAACATCGTCGGCAAACCGGTTGGCCAGCTGTTTTTGCACGAACATGCCACCGTCACCTACACTCACTCGAAAACGCCGGATTTGGCCGCCATCACTCGGCAGGCGGACATTTTGATCGTCGCTGTCGGCAAGGCGCGCCTCATCGGCCCGGAACACATCAAGCCCGGGGCGGTCGTCATCGACGTCGGCGTCAACCGGCTTGAGAACGGCAAATTGTGCGGCGATGTCGATTTTGACGCTGTAAAAGAAGTGGCTGGCTATATGACGCCTGTGCCGGGTGGAGTCGGGCCGATGACGATTACGATGCTCTTGCACAACACGATTGAAGCGGCACGGCAGCTGGCCGCAAAGTGA
- the nusB gene encoding transcription antitermination factor NusB: protein MKRHEAREKALQALFQIDVGHIPPDEALHNVTGGDIDPFLRQLVFGVVEHQEEIDELLRANLEKWTLERVANVDRAILRMATYEMKYADDVPVSVSLDEAVELAKKFGDWKSGSFVNGVLSKVKAALQK, encoded by the coding sequence ATGAAGCGGCATGAAGCACGGGAAAAGGCGTTGCAGGCGCTGTTTCAAATCGATGTCGGACACATTCCTCCAGACGAGGCGCTCCACAATGTCACGGGCGGCGACATCGACCCGTTTTTGCGCCAGCTCGTCTTTGGCGTCGTCGAGCACCAGGAAGAGATTGACGAGCTGTTGCGCGCCAATTTGGAAAAATGGACGCTTGAACGTGTCGCCAACGTTGACCGCGCCATTTTGCGCATGGCGACGTACGAGATGAAATACGCCGATGATGTGCCGGTAAGCGTCAGCCTCGATGAGGCGGTCGAGCTGGCGAAAAAATTCGGCGATTGGAAATCCGGAAGTTTTGTCAACGGCGTGCTTTCGAAAGTGAAGGCGGCGCTGCAAAAATAA
- the accC gene encoding acetyl-CoA carboxylase biotin carboxylase subunit, with the protein MIKKVLVANRGEIAVRIIRACRELGIETVAVFSQADRDALHVQLADEAYCIGPTASKDSYLNFTNIMTVATLTGCDAIHPGYGFLAENEAFAELCRECNVTFIGPSPEAIAKMGIKDIARETMREAGVPIVPGSRGIIESLDEARAIAEEIGYPVIIKATAGGGGKGIRVARDEGELVKGINITQQEAATAFGNPGVYIEKYIEDFRHVEIQVLADSYGNTIHLGERDCSIQRRLQKLVEEAPSPALDNEMRRKMGEAAVKAAKAVNYTGAGTVEFIYDHRNKQFYFMEMNTRIQVEHPVTELITGIDLVKEQIRIAAGEKLSITQEDVAFNGWAIECRINAENPAKNFMPSPGKIAMYLPPGGPGVRVDSAAYPGYTIPPYYDSMIAKLIVHAPTRAEAIARMRRALSEFIIEGIHTTIPFHIKLMEHEKFQSGEFNTKFLELYDIMKAE; encoded by the coding sequence ATGATCAAAAAAGTGTTGGTGGCGAACCGCGGGGAAATCGCCGTCCGCATCATCCGCGCCTGCCGCGAGCTTGGGATTGAGACGGTCGCTGTCTTTTCGCAAGCCGACCGCGACGCCTTGCACGTGCAGCTGGCTGATGAGGCGTACTGCATAGGGCCGACCGCTTCGAAAGACAGCTATTTAAATTTCACAAACATTATGACCGTCGCCACGCTGACTGGCTGTGACGCCATCCACCCCGGTTACGGGTTTTTGGCGGAAAATGAAGCGTTCGCCGAGCTGTGCCGTGAATGCAACGTGACATTTATCGGCCCAAGTCCGGAAGCGATTGCAAAAATGGGCATTAAAGACATCGCTCGCGAGACGATGCGCGAGGCGGGGGTGCCGATCGTGCCTGGGTCGCGCGGGATTATCGAAAGCCTTGATGAGGCGCGGGCGATTGCCGAAGAGATCGGCTATCCGGTCATCATTAAAGCGACGGCCGGCGGCGGCGGGAAAGGAATCCGCGTCGCCCGCGACGAAGGCGAGCTCGTCAAAGGCATCAACATCACCCAGCAGGAAGCGGCGACGGCGTTTGGCAACCCAGGCGTCTATATTGAAAAATATATCGAAGATTTCCGCCATGTCGAAATTCAAGTGCTCGCTGACTCGTACGGCAATACGATTCATCTCGGCGAGCGCGACTGCTCGATCCAGCGCCGGCTGCAAAAACTGGTCGAGGAAGCGCCGTCGCCGGCCCTTGACAACGAAATGCGCCGGAAGATGGGCGAGGCGGCGGTCAAGGCGGCGAAAGCGGTCAACTACACCGGCGCCGGTACGGTTGAATTTATTTATGACCACCGGAACAAACAATTTTATTTCATGGAGATGAATACGCGCATTCAAGTCGAGCATCCGGTCACTGAACTGATCACCGGCATCGATTTGGTCAAGGAGCAAATCCGCATCGCCGCCGGTGAAAAGCTGTCGATCACCCAAGAGGACGTCGCGTTTAACGGCTGGGCGATCGAGTGCCGGATCAACGCCGAAAATCCAGCGAAAAACTTTATGCCGTCGCCGGGGAAAATCGCCATGTACCTGCCGCCGGGCGGCCCGGGCGTGCGCGTCGATTCTGCCGCCTATCCAGGCTATACGATCCCGCCGTATTATGATTCGATGATCGCCAAATTGATCGTTCATGCGCCGACGCGTGCGGAAGCGATCGCCCGCATGCGACGGGCGCTTTCGGAGTTTATCATTGAAGGCATTCATACAACGATTCCGTTCCACATAAAATTAATGGAGCATGAGAAATTTCAAAGCGGTGAGTTTAATACGAAGTTTTTGGAGTTATATGATATTATGAAGGCGGAATAG
- a CDS encoding Asp23/Gls24 family envelope stress response protein: protein MSEHVFETEQAYPALGKVEIAPEVIEVIAGIAASEVDGIAQMRGNFAAGVAERFGKKHHGKGVKVDLRDDGVVIDLYCLVQFGASIPNVAKKVQENVRQALWNMTGLEASEVNVHIVGIQFEGGKQEQGVVEQ from the coding sequence ATGTCTGAGCATGTTTTTGAAACAGAGCAAGCGTACCCGGCGCTTGGCAAGGTGGAAATTGCACCGGAAGTGATTGAGGTGATCGCTGGCATCGCGGCGTCAGAAGTCGACGGCATCGCGCAAATGCGCGGCAATTTCGCCGCCGGCGTCGCCGAACGGTTTGGAAAGAAACACCATGGAAAAGGCGTCAAGGTTGATTTGCGCGACGACGGCGTCGTCATCGATCTTTATTGCCTCGTCCAGTTTGGCGCATCGATTCCGAACGTGGCGAAAAAGGTGCAGGAAAATGTGCGCCAGGCGCTTTGGAACATGACCGGCCTCGAGGCGAGCGAAGTGAACGTTCATATCGTCGGCATCCAGTTTGAGGGCGGCAAGCAGGAACAAGGCGTGGTCGAACAGTGA
- a CDS encoding SpoIIIAH-like family protein, whose product MLKKQTVWLLTMLSLVVVLSVYYVTAPKNMNDSPAFTANKKTEKATDQPSVAVEEAKKPSASGGTGDDLFTALRMKIEDERSRLRDELNAIVASANATAEEKNEALDKIEKLQALSEKEATLETLIKSKGGYEDVLVRADDNQVRVTIKAKQSSAKSANEVIHMVKKEIPDAEYVTVEFQPAG is encoded by the coding sequence ATGTTGAAAAAACAAACCGTATGGCTGTTGACGATGTTGAGCTTGGTCGTTGTGCTGTCGGTCTATTACGTGACAGCGCCAAAAAATATGAACGACAGTCCGGCCTTTACCGCCAATAAGAAAACGGAAAAAGCAACCGATCAGCCGAGCGTCGCTGTCGAAGAGGCGAAAAAGCCGTCCGCGTCTGGCGGAACGGGCGACGACTTGTTTACAGCGCTGCGCATGAAAATTGAGGATGAACGGAGCCGGCTGCGCGATGAGCTGAACGCCATTGTCGCTTCAGCGAACGCGACGGCGGAAGAAAAAAATGAAGCGCTCGACAAAATTGAAAAATTGCAAGCATTGTCCGAAAAAGAAGCCACGTTGGAGACGCTCATCAAATCGAAAGGCGGTTATGAAGACGTGCTCGTGCGCGCCGATGACAACCAAGTGCGCGTGACGATCAAAGCGAAACAAAGCTCAGCTAAATCGGCGAATGAAGTCATTCATATGGTGAAAAAAGAAATACCCGATGCTGAATACGTGACGGTTGAGTTTCAGCCGGCTGGATGA